A region of Panicum virgatum strain AP13 chromosome 8N, P.virgatum_v5, whole genome shotgun sequence DNA encodes the following proteins:
- the LOC120684986 gene encoding uncharacterized protein LOC120684986, with amino-acid sequence MYDTKAGNLDFVNGVDSFVQTAKAHKNLQDDGYVYCPCIDCKNQKQFGNVEQIRFHLLFRGFMPNYQVWNKHGEVGETMHSVHEDRHETVEETTNPEIVEETEHESVNETMQETLVADDVVDALDQMIRDAEPDFLDKKNLKKLEQMRIDARTPLYPSCSVSKLEANLMLLEMKSSNGLSDKGFDDLLSLLQKLLPSPNGLPENTYQAKQMICPMGLEVQKIHACPKDCILYHGKYEDLDACPVCSASRYKCPESALSMKGDRNKRPPAKVVWYFPIIPRLKRLFANAKTAKLMRWHAEDRLVDGNLRHPADGSQWRAINYKYKNRFAKEIRNIRFGLSTDGMCPFNMVSSKHSTWPVTLCIYNLPPWLCMKRTYIMMPLLIQGPKQPGNDIDVYLEPLVDDLMKLWNDGVKVWDEYKREHFTLKAMLFVTITDLPSLGSLAGQVTKGYKGCVVCLDDTDARWLKNSNKMVYMGHRRFLPKAHPYRRNKKSFDGTRDERLPPKFLDGKEIYKKVSKLRVVLGKGKGSVPAPADSLWKKNSLFWRLPYWQDLIVRHALDGMHLTKNVTESTLGTLMAMKGKGKDSLETRQDLQDMNVRSELHPITQYDGKTKLPVASCTLDKIEKKKICSFFHELKVPMGYSSNIRRLANMKELKFNMSCMKAHDCHVIMTQLLPIALRGVLPVKVRDPIIKLCSFFNAISHKVIDPNTLDKLQADLIHTINRLEMHFPPTFFDISVHLITHLVAQIKALGPIFLHQMFPFERLMSVLRKYVRNRYRPEGCMVNGWSTEEAVEFCTYYLDLNRMGVPVSRHEGRLGAEV; translated from the coding sequence ATGTACGATACAAAGGCTGGAAATTTGGATTTTGTCAATGGTGTGGACTCGTTTGTGCAGACTGCCAAGGCACACAAGAATCTACAAGATGATGGCTACGTGTATTGCCCATGCATTGATTGCAAAAATCAGAAGCAGTTTGGCAATGTTGAGCAGATCCGCTTTCATCTGTTATTTAGAGGTTTTATGCCCAACTACCAAGTTTGGAACAAGCACGGTGAAGTTGGTGAGACAATGCACTCCGTCCATGAGGACAGGCATGAAACAGTGGAGGAAACAACTAACCCGGAAATAGTAGAGGAAACCGAACATGAAAGCGTAAATGAAACCATGCAGGAAACATTAGTTGCTGATGATGTTGTGGATGCACTAGACCAGATGATACGTGATGCGGAACCGGACTTTCTTGACAAAAAGAATCTGAAGAAGTTGGAGCAGATGAggatagatgcaagaacaccACTTTACCCAAGTTGCAGCGTGTCTAAACTTGAAGCAAACCTGATGCTattggagatgaagtctagtaaTGGTTTGTCAGACAAGggatttgatgatttgttaAGCTTATTGCAGAAGTTGCTGCCAAGCCCTAACGGGTTGCCTGAAAACACATACCAGGCGAAGCAAATGATTTGCCCAATGGGACTGGAGGTACAAAAGATCCATGCATGCCCTAAGGATTGCATCTTGTATCACGGCAAATATGAAGACTTGGATGCATGTCCAGTGTGCTCAGCTTCACGGTACAAATGTCCTGAATCAGCATTGTCAATGAAAGGTGACCGCAACAAACGACCACCTGCCAAGGTCGTCTGGTATTTTCCTATCATTCCTCGTTTGAAACGGTTGTTTGCAAACGCGAAGACTGCCAAGCTAATGAGGTGGCATGCCGAAGATCGACTCGTTGATGGGAATCTCAGACACCCTGCAGATGGTTCACAGTGGAGAGCTATCAACTACAAATACAAGAATCGGTTTGCAAAGGAAATAAGAAACATAAGATttggtttgagtacggatgggatGTGTCCTTTTAACATGGTGAGCAGCAAACACAGTACGTGGCCTGTAACTCTTtgcatatacaaccttcctccttggttgtgtatgaagcggaccTACATCATGATGCCATTACTAATCCAAGGGCCAAAACAACCTGGAAATGATATCGATGTGTATTTGGAACCACTGGTGGATGATCTAATGAAGTTGTGGAATGATGGTGTCAAGGTGTGGGATGAGTACAAGCGAGAACACTTCACTCTGAAGGCAATGTTGTTTGTAACAATCACAGACCTTCCCAGCCTTGGTAGCTTAGCAGGCCAAGTAACGAAGGGTTACAAGGGATGTGTGGTTTGTTTGGATGATACCGACGCAAGATGGTTGAAGAATAGCAACAAAATGgtttacatgggtcatcgtaggTTCCTTCCAAAGGCTCACCCATATCGCCGGAACAAGAAATCCTTTGATGGTACAAGGGATGAACGTTTACCTCCCAAGTTTCTAGATGGGAAAGAGATATACAAGAAGGTTAGTAAACTAAGAGTTGTACTAGGAAAGGGCAAAGGAAGTGTACCCGCTCCAGCTGATTCGTTGTGGAAAAAAAATTCCTTGTTCTGGAGACTCCCTTATTGGCAAGACTTGATTGTTCGTCACGCACTTGATGGCATGCATCTAACTAAAAATGTTACCGAGAGCACGCTCGGAACATTAATGGCCATGAAAGGTAAAGGAAAAGACTCACTTGAAACTCGACAGGACCTGCAAGATATGAATGTCAGAAGTGAGCTGCATCCAATTACTCAATATGATGGGAAGACGAAGCTTCCGGTTGCATCTTGCACCTTGGATaaaattgagaaaaagaaaatttgtAGCTTCTTCCACGAACTCAAAGTGCCAATGGGCTACTCATCAAACATCAGAAGGCTTGCGAACATGAAGGAGTTAAAGTTCAACATGAGCTGCATGAAGgcccatgactgccacgtcaTTATGACACAGTTGCTCCCAATTGCTCTGAGGGGCGTGCTTCCCGTGAAGGTCAGAGATCCGATCATAAAGTTGTGCTCATTCTTCAACGcaatctcacacaaggtcatagacccaaacacactTGACAAGCTGCAAGCAGACCTGATTCACACAATTAATCGGCTCGAGATGCATTTTCCACCAACTTTCTTTGATATATCGGTGCATCTTATCACTCACCTTGTTGCCCAGATAAAAGCTCTTGGTCCAATCTTCTTGCATCAGATGTTTCCTTTCGAGAGGTTGATGAGTGTTCTAAGAAAATATGTTCGGAATAGATATCGTCCAGAAGGGTGCATGGTTAATGGATGGTCTACAGAGGAGGCAGTTGAGTTCTGCACATACTACCTGGATCTTAATAGAATGGGAGTTCCAGTATCTCGTCATGAGGGAAGGCTGGGGGCAGAGGTATGA
- the LOC120686866 gene encoding uncharacterized protein LOC120686866, whose amino-acid sequence MAMARRHPSGRIRAGPGVRAASSLRAASTAGRTGVGQLGASSSPAWSTHAAVAQEGRRGVGCGWGDTVDLSSHVISVLPGIPRLPPGDDLAHGHRRQRGARVQPGRAPFASQRWHPVLAAVAALPGPSGSLSALVSPRRSFWHPRPRSVITAIKRRMLNFISQLMQRYAMLLSFPKVYHLFDLSKETRKRKHMKMKSRSFNRLQRRPKPLLNFTTTKKVVYAR is encoded by the exons atggccatggcgcggcggcacccctccggccggatccgcgcgggCCCAGGCGTGCGAgcggcctcctccctccgcgCGGCCTCGACGGCGGGACGGACCGGCGTGGGGCAGCTCGgggcctcgagctcgccggcctggAGCACCCACGCAGCGGTGGcgcaggaggggcggcgcggcgtggggtGCGGGTGGGGCGACACGGTGGATTTATCTAGCCATGTGATTTCTGTACTTCCAGGGATTCCACGACTTCCTCCAGGAGATGATCTCGCTCATGGCCACCGTCGTCAGAGAG GAGCGCGTGTACAGCCTGGGCGAGCTCCTTTCGCAAGCCAGCGCTGGCAccccgtcctcgccgccgtcgctgccctGCCAGGGCCGTCCGGCAGCCTCAGCGCCCTTGTCTCCCCTCGTAG AAGTTTTTGGCATCCCCGACCTCGATCTGTTATTACTGCCATTAAAAGAAGAATGCTAAATTTCATTTCCCAGCTTATGCAAAGGTATGCTATGCTTCTTTCATTTCCCAAAGTCTACCATCTCTTCGATCTTTCCAAAGAAACCAGAAAGCGCAAGCACATGAAAATGAAATCCAGGAGCTTCAATCGGCTGCAGAGAAG GCCAAAACCCCTGCTCAACTTCACAACAACAAAGAAGGTGGTGTATGCAAGGTGA
- the LOC120684987 gene encoding protein SMG5-like, whose product MGGKPFGFLRSSEEDSEEESSSGGGRSSDAETDGSGRSSDAETDGNCSAFDGASDDDNDDDSDGGDAPARSPKRRRTQLKKSLALEAHHNREPLFMESILVQLKSLNSKKQPSSKQKFAAKKLQQMM is encoded by the exons ATGGGAGGAAAGCCCTTCGGATTCCTccggtcctccgaggaggatagCGAGGAAgaaagcagcagcggcggcggacggagTAGCGACGCCGAGACCGACGGCAGCGGCCGGAGCAGCGACGCCGAGACCGACGGCAACTGCAGCGCCTTTGACGGCGCCAGCGACGATGACAACGACGATGATAGCGACGGCGGAGATGCACCGgctcgaagccccaagcgccgtag GACACAACTGAAGAAATCCTTAGCACTGGAAGCCCATCACAACAGAGAACCGCTGTTCATGGAGTCGATACTGGTACAACTGAAATCCTTGAACAGCAAGAAACAACCATCATCCAAGCAGAAATTCGCAGCGAAGAAACTGCAACAGATGATGTGA